A window from Candidatus Margulisiibacteriota bacterium encodes these proteins:
- a CDS encoding ribose-phosphate pyrophosphokinase — translation MVNSELRVFHGTSHPELGDKIIKQLGIKPGEIKISRFSGGEIYARINENIRGASCVIVQTCTDRVNDDLMELFIIIDAMKRASARSVTAVIPHFGYARQDRKAASREPISARLVANLIEKAGADRVVAMDLHSDQIQGFFNIPVDTLTALPILANYIDEKKMKEMVVVAPDTGRAKVAKKLADRVGAKLAILHKVRAEHHQSEVTHVVGDVKGKTVIITDDMIDTAGTITNGVKALKANGCNPEIYVVATHGIFSGPAVERMSKAGFAEVVVTDSVPIPKEKQFKGLKILSAADLLAQAIRRNYENKSITSLFD, via the coding sequence ATGGTAAATTCCGAATTGCGGGTCTTTCACGGTACGTCACATCCGGAGCTGGGAGATAAGATCATCAAGCAGTTGGGGATCAAGCCGGGAGAGATCAAGATCTCCCGCTTTTCCGGCGGCGAGATCTACGCCCGGATCAACGAGAATATCCGCGGCGCCTCCTGCGTTATCGTCCAGACCTGCACCGACCGGGTCAACGACGACCTGATGGAACTGTTCATCATTATCGACGCGATGAAACGGGCGTCGGCCAGGTCGGTCACCGCCGTTATCCCGCACTTCGGTTACGCCCGGCAGGACCGCAAAGCCGCTTCGCGCGAGCCGATCTCGGCCCGGCTGGTAGCTAACTTGATCGAAAAAGCGGGGGCGGACCGGGTCGTTGCCATGGACCTCCACTCCGACCAGATCCAGGGCTTTTTTAACATCCCGGTGGACACCTTGACCGCCCTGCCGATCCTGGCGAACTACATCGATGAAAAGAAGATGAAGGAAATGGTCGTGGTTGCGCCGGATACCGGCCGCGCCAAGGTCGCCAAGAAATTGGCCGACCGGGTCGGCGCCAAGCTGGCCATCTTGCATAAAGTCCGGGCCGAGCACCACCAGTCGGAGGTCACCCACGTCGTCGGCGACGTTAAAGGGAAGACCGTCATTATTACCGACGACATGATCGATACCGCCGGCACCATCACCAACGGGGTGAAGGCGCTCAAGGCGAACGGCTGCAATCCCGAGATCTACGTGGTCGCCACGCACGGCATCTTCTCCGGCCCGGCGGTCGAGCGGATGAGCAAGGCCGGCTTTGCCGAGGTCGTGGTCACCGATTCGGTCCCGATCCCCAAAGAAAAGCAGTTCAAGGGGCTCAAGATCCTCTCGGCGGCGGACCTGCTTGCCCAGGCAATTCGGAGGAACTATGAAAACAAGTCGATCACCTCGCTCTTCGATTAA
- a CDS encoding homoserine dehydrogenase → MLGLGTVGSAVVRNLARVPGVQVKMGCDLRNVESACVMTRNPQTLINDPAIDVIVETIGGVNPAKQLVLAALKAGKHVVTSNKQLIALHLEELLAAADKAGVSLLFEGAVGGGIPILNTLRDELSGNIIEEVYGIVNGTTNYILSSMTAAGKEFAVALKDAQKLGYAEANPKADVEGYDASYKAAILASVAFGAKVKWAAVYREGIEKIAAEDITYAGDIGYVIKLLAVARRIEGELDVRVHPALVAKAHPLANVSANNNAIYVKGFPVGELMFYGPGAGGDPTSSAVINDILSIDDSPLAPQSSALRTYPLRQIDQIESRYYIRLQAPDRHGVLAGISRAFADQKVSIAAVTQKETKGNTATIVVLVHQVKEANLKAALKKIERLSVVKKIGNVIRII, encoded by the coding sequence GTGCTCGGCCTCGGGACCGTCGGTTCCGCGGTCGTCCGCAACCTGGCCCGTGTTCCCGGGGTCCAGGTGAAGATGGGGTGTGACCTGCGCAATGTCGAGTCCGCCTGCGTTATGACCCGCAACCCGCAGACCCTGATCAACGATCCGGCGATCGACGTGATCGTCGAAACGATCGGCGGCGTCAACCCGGCCAAACAGCTGGTCCTGGCGGCGCTTAAAGCCGGCAAACATGTCGTCACCTCCAACAAGCAGTTGATCGCCCTGCATCTGGAAGAACTGCTGGCTGCCGCCGACAAAGCGGGCGTTTCTCTCCTGTTCGAAGGGGCGGTCGGCGGCGGTATCCCGATCCTCAATACGCTCAGGGACGAGCTTTCGGGCAACATCATCGAAGAGGTCTACGGCATCGTCAACGGGACGACGAACTATATCCTCTCCAGCATGACCGCGGCCGGGAAAGAATTCGCGGTTGCGTTAAAAGATGCCCAAAAGCTCGGTTATGCCGAAGCTAACCCTAAAGCGGACGTGGAAGGCTACGACGCTTCTTACAAGGCGGCCATCCTGGCCTCGGTCGCTTTCGGCGCCAAGGTCAAATGGGCCGCTGTTTACCGCGAGGGGATCGAAAAGATCGCGGCCGAAGATATCACTTATGCCGGCGATATCGGTTACGTCATCAAACTGCTGGCTGTCGCCCGGCGGATCGAAGGGGAGCTCGACGTCCGCGTTCACCCGGCGCTGGTCGCCAAGGCCCATCCGCTGGCCAATGTTTCGGCCAATAACAACGCTATATATGTAAAAGGCTTCCCGGTCGGCGAGCTGATGTTCTACGGTCCCGGCGCCGGCGGCGATCCAACCTCTTCGGCAGTAATTAATGATATTTTATCGATCGACGACTCGCCTCTGGCTCCTCAGTCCTCAGCCCTTAGGACCTATCCCCTGCGCCAGATCGACCAGATCGAAAGCCGGTATTACATCAGGCTGCAAGCGCCCGACCGGCACGGCGTTTTAGCCGGTATTTCCCGGGCGTTCGCCGACCAAAAGGTCAGCATTGCGGCGGTAACGCAGAAAGAGACCAAAGGGAACACGGCGACGATCGTCGTCCTGGTCCACCAGGTGAAAGAAGCCAACCTGAAGGCTGCATTGAAAAAGATCGAGCGGCTCTCAGTTGTTAAAAAGATCGGTAACGTTATCCGGATCATCTAG
- a CDS encoding FlgD immunoglobulin-like domain containing protein has translation MKRRLLIGIILLLAVAGASAYNRYMPVYFLSGFVKGVRPGVDTTVYFYRDAAALQGTEPQYTLGLIDGSGNYVINGFGLNQTFLAVGQKHFAATAQVDGQGGGPVEFTVTGSGYDLLPEMEIKAGGGIIPPGALNEPAPKLQIWFGRRLYQPAILAAGGKFVISDQPEIRADVTIETPYGLSGSVADYSIVVDPGSTAARVLALNDSHMTLKTAAAGSALKSFTLQYTVSEAEKLASGEHVFAFAARSSGALGAAASVTELASVEVAGGPLRVIGAPLTFPAPVRLRDADKKVTIQYTLSGDADIDIYIYSVEGKIVKKINCAKLSEGGSAGTNKVVWDTVAQDGRQAGAGVYAGSILARFENRVLAKVKIAIIE, from the coding sequence ATGAAACGACGGCTCCTGATCGGAATAATTTTACTATTGGCGGTCGCCGGCGCGTCGGCCTATAACCGCTACATGCCGGTCTATTTCCTCTCCGGTTTCGTCAAAGGGGTCCGGCCGGGAGTCGACACGACCGTCTACTTTTATAGGGACGCGGCCGCGCTTCAGGGGACCGAGCCGCAATACACGCTTGGCCTCATCGACGGGAGCGGCAATTACGTTATCAACGGCTTCGGGCTCAATCAGACCTTCTTGGCCGTCGGCCAGAAGCATTTCGCCGCTACGGCGCAGGTGGACGGGCAGGGGGGCGGGCCGGTCGAGTTTACCGTGACCGGTTCCGGTTACGACCTTCTGCCGGAGATGGAGATCAAGGCGGGCGGCGGGATCATTCCGCCGGGAGCGCTCAACGAGCCGGCGCCTAAACTGCAGATCTGGTTCGGGCGGCGGCTTTACCAGCCGGCGATCCTGGCCGCCGGCGGCAAATTCGTCATTTCCGACCAGCCGGAGATCCGGGCGGACGTCACCATCGAAACGCCGTACGGCCTGTCCGGCAGCGTTGCCGATTATTCGATCGTCGTCGACCCCGGTTCGACCGCCGCCCGGGTGCTGGCGCTCAACGATTCGCACATGACGCTCAAGACCGCGGCAGCGGGCAGCGCGCTCAAATCGTTCACCCTGCAATACACCGTGTCGGAAGCGGAGAAGCTCGCGTCCGGCGAACACGTTTTCGCCTTTGCCGCCCGGAGCAGTGGGGCGCTCGGCGCCGCTGCGTCCGTCACCGAACTGGCGTCGGTGGAAGTGGCCGGCGGGCCGCTCCGCGTCATCGGCGCGCCGCTTACCTTCCCGGCGCCGGTCCGCCTGCGCGACGCGGATAAGAAAGTCACGATCCAATATACCCTCTCCGGCGACGCCGACATCGACATCTACATCTACAGCGTCGAAGGGAAGATCGTCAAAAAGATCAACTGCGCGAAGCTGAGCGAGGGCGGCTCGGCCGGCACGAACAAGGTCGTTTGGGATACCGTCGCCCAGGACGGCCGGCAGGCCGGGGCGGGGGTCTACGCGGGCAGCATTTTAGCGCGCTTTGAAAATCGCGTGTTGGCCAAGGTCAAGATCGCGATAATCGAATAA
- a CDS encoding S-layer homology domain-containing protein — protein MTGSFKALAIALGLWLLGGAALAADADDITKIGGSARQLGLGRAFCALADDPAAVFTNPAGLGQIKNFELNTLTAKHLDSYDVLALDLALPLAGGGVGLGLASNSLTYAPTTGATSGVSRLAMVVSYGTGDNFLVKDLSAGVNFKLFNSSLTRPGLGDLTATGLESDLGVIYRYLPQLKLGFTQQNFLPATAGGRLKWSDGVEEGFPTVSRIGLAYKLLGREAQVESPQELLFALDYEKALTAASPSGLAHAGVEWTPVPLLTLRGGLDQGEGVNETINNLAFGLGLNLSGFCFDYAYHTYANDPSLTSHYFSIAYRPEIKPIVVRKEYIALGGYQAITFTEIVTLEGAVDPAVARLTVLGAEIPISADNKFTVTLAADPGKNAIPLAAYDNRERPLATAEARIVRLRDFRDVPPDLWAREAIGFLALLEILGGYPDGTFQPEKPVTRAELTKLLYTLQETAPEQPAKPPFKDVAADSWSAPFVKAAAVQGVVTGYPNGTFKPNKTISRAEGATIVAKYDRLLPVTVTAAPFPDIPGRHWAVEAIFALQKEGTLDYLRDQKFQPKKALTRAEAAGIVARTKPARAKIEPLLDFLKGEK, from the coding sequence ATGACGGGAAGTTTCAAGGCGTTGGCGATCGCGCTTGGTCTGTGGCTGCTGGGCGGCGCGGCCCTGGCGGCCGACGCCGATGATATCACCAAGATCGGCGGCAGCGCCAGGCAGCTCGGCCTGGGCCGGGCGTTCTGCGCCCTGGCCGACGACCCGGCCGCGGTCTTCACCAATCCGGCCGGCCTCGGCCAGATCAAAAACTTTGAGCTGAACACGCTGACCGCCAAGCACCTGGATTCTTATGATGTCCTGGCGCTCGATCTGGCGCTGCCGCTGGCCGGCGGCGGGGTCGGATTGGGGCTTGCTTCCAATTCGCTGACCTACGCGCCGACGACCGGCGCCACGAGCGGCGTCAGCCGCCTGGCGATGGTGGTTTCTTACGGCACCGGCGATAACTTCCTGGTCAAGGACCTGTCGGCCGGCGTCAACTTCAAACTCTTCAATTCGTCGCTGACGCGGCCCGGGCTCGGCGACCTGACGGCGACCGGCCTGGAATCCGACCTCGGCGTGATCTACCGTTACCTGCCGCAACTTAAGCTCGGTTTTACGCAGCAAAATTTCCTGCCTGCCACCGCCGGCGGCCGGTTGAAATGGAGCGACGGGGTGGAAGAGGGATTTCCGACCGTTTCCCGGATCGGGCTGGCTTATAAACTGCTGGGACGCGAAGCGCAGGTCGAGAGCCCGCAGGAACTGCTCTTCGCCCTTGATTACGAAAAGGCGCTGACCGCCGCGTCGCCGTCCGGCCTGGCCCACGCCGGCGTGGAATGGACGCCGGTTCCGCTCCTGACCCTGCGGGGCGGTCTGGACCAGGGCGAGGGCGTGAACGAAACGATCAATAACCTCGCTTTCGGTCTCGGCCTGAACCTCTCCGGCTTTTGTTTCGATTACGCTTATCACACTTACGCCAACGATCCGAGCCTCACCTCCCATTATTTTTCGATCGCTTACCGGCCGGAGATCAAGCCGATCGTCGTGCGCAAGGAGTACATTGCCCTGGGTGGCTACCAGGCGATTACTTTTACGGAGATCGTGACGCTCGAAGGCGCGGTCGACCCGGCGGTAGCCCGGCTGACCGTGCTGGGGGCGGAGATCCCGATCTCCGCAGACAATAAATTTACCGTTACGCTGGCGGCCGATCCGGGGAAGAATGCCATTCCGCTGGCGGCGTATGACAATCGCGAGCGGCCGCTGGCTACCGCGGAGGCGCGGATCGTCCGTTTGCGCGATTTCCGCGACGTGCCGCCCGACCTCTGGGCGCGCGAAGCGATCGGCTTTCTTGCCCTGCTCGAGATCCTCGGCGGATATCCCGACGGGACCTTCCAGCCGGAGAAACCGGTGACCCGCGCGGAGCTGACCAAGCTGCTTTACACTTTGCAAGAGACAGCGCCCGAACAGCCGGCCAAACCGCCGTTCAAAGACGTGGCGGCCGACAGCTGGTCGGCGCCGTTCGTCAAGGCGGCGGCGGTGCAGGGGGTCGTGACCGGTTATCCCAACGGGACCTTCAAACCGAACAAGACGATCTCCCGGGCCGAGGGGGCGACGATCGTGGCGAAATACGACCGGCTCCTGCCGGTGACCGTGACCGCGGCGCCGTTCCCCGATATCCCGGGGCGGCACTGGGCGGTTGAGGCGATCTTCGCGCTGCAAAAAGAGGGGACCCTCGATTATCTGCGCGACCAGAAATTCCAACCGAAAAAGGCGCTGACCCGCGCGGAAGCGGCCGGCATCGTCGCCCGGACCAAGCCGGCCAGGGCCAAGATTGAGCCGCTGCTCGATTTTCTGAAAGGAGAAAAATGA
- a CDS encoding S-layer homology domain-containing protein: MKRIAALLLACLLSGTVVCAQTALDPSKLAIGGRAIGLGRTFIGLADDSTAVFSNPAGLAELKQWQGTSMSGKFMEDYNYLLFSGAYPTEYGVLGASFVGSSTGGVPVTKVLEGTEADPIYVVDGSQPAIDYFNNVFFFTWAKKFWNIELGSSLKLFNTSLSGDSIIDGVGTGTELDLGLKMRPLPYLSVGAVGHNVLPYSMGGRLNYASGYSESYPATFGLGSALTLIGDKNALLKYGQQRVDLLLDADLKSGYPLLYHVGAEWQPIPMIAVRAGLDQDVSTDGGGSYVTESGLAYGVGLMYGGFRFDYAFHQFPGLPGIDNSFFSLTYGPTLPERAAPLLKMRVNLPKDKTITFDQSTRLTGDIFDNRINTLALNGQKVRITLEGTFDAIAELAEGKNKLVVEGRSGVSPLTAEAVRVLRLKNFPDVARDYWVAVPTSLLAMSNIITGYPDGTFRPEGNITRAEMATLLMKTGYSSPESGLETDFKDVKTAHWAAGYIAQAAAAGIVKGYPGNLFKPNGKITRAEGVAMIVRFAKVKEWAYADEFSDVGYDHWAAEFISAAKKEGMLKYLAGKRFEPNRALTRAETVELLYQTGYVQALLNRGLLDWNSY; encoded by the coding sequence ATGAAGAGAATAGCCGCCCTCCTGCTGGCCTGCCTGCTTAGCGGCACCGTTGTTTGCGCGCAAACGGCGCTCGATCCCTCCAAACTGGCGATCGGCGGCCGGGCGATCGGCCTCGGCCGGACCTTTATCGGCCTGGCGGACGATTCTACCGCCGTCTTCTCCAACCCGGCCGGCCTGGCCGAGCTGAAGCAGTGGCAGGGGACCTCGATGTCGGGCAAGTTCATGGAAGATTACAATTATCTCCTCTTTTCCGGCGCGTATCCGACCGAATACGGGGTGCTTGGCGCTTCGTTCGTCGGCTCGTCGACCGGCGGCGTTCCGGTCACCAAGGTCCTGGAAGGGACGGAGGCGGACCCGATCTATGTCGTTGACGGCAGCCAGCCGGCGATCGATTATTTTAACAACGTTTTCTTCTTTACCTGGGCGAAGAAGTTTTGGAACATCGAACTCGGTTCCTCGCTCAAACTGTTCAACACTTCCCTGTCGGGCGACAGCATTATCGACGGGGTCGGCACCGGCACCGAGCTCGATCTCGGCTTGAAAATGAGGCCGCTGCCGTACCTGAGCGTCGGCGCCGTCGGCCACAACGTCTTGCCGTACAGCATGGGAGGCCGCTTGAATTACGCCTCCGGTTACAGTGAAAGTTATCCGGCCACGTTCGGTCTCGGTTCCGCGCTGACGCTGATCGGCGACAAGAACGCGCTGCTCAAATACGGCCAGCAGCGGGTCGACCTGCTGCTCGACGCCGACCTGAAGAGCGGGTATCCGCTCCTCTACCATGTCGGCGCCGAATGGCAGCCGATCCCGATGATCGCCGTCCGGGCCGGTCTCGACCAGGACGTTTCGACCGACGGCGGCGGGAGCTACGTGACGGAGAGCGGCCTGGCCTACGGCGTCGGTCTGATGTACGGCGGGTTCCGTTTCGACTACGCGTTCCACCAATTCCCCGGCTTACCCGGTATTGATAACAGCTTTTTCTCGTTGACCTACGGGCCGACCTTGCCGGAGCGGGCGGCGCCGTTGCTGAAAATGAGAGTTAACCTCCCCAAGGATAAGACGATCACCTTTGATCAGTCCACCCGGCTGACCGGCGACATCTTCGACAACCGGATCAACACCCTGGCGCTCAACGGCCAAAAGGTCCGGATCACGCTGGAGGGGACGTTCGACGCGATCGCCGAGCTGGCCGAAGGGAAGAATAAACTGGTCGTCGAGGGGCGGAGCGGGGTCAGCCCGCTGACCGCCGAAGCGGTCCGGGTCCTGCGCCTGAAGAACTTCCCTGACGTTGCCCGCGACTACTGGGTCGCCGTGCCGACATCGCTGCTCGCGATGTCGAACATCATCACCGGTTATCCCGACGGGACGTTCCGGCCGGAAGGGAACATTACCCGGGCCGAAATGGCCACCCTCCTGATGAAAACGGGTTACAGCAGTCCGGAATCCGGTCTGGAGACCGATTTTAAGGATGTCAAAACGGCGCATTGGGCCGCCGGCTATATTGCGCAAGCGGCGGCGGCGGGGATCGTTAAAGGATATCCCGGCAATTTATTCAAACCGAACGGCAAGATCACGCGCGCCGAAGGGGTGGCGATGATCGTCCGGTTCGCGAAAGTGAAAGAGTGGGCGTATGCCGACGAGTTCTCCGACGTCGGCTACGATCACTGGGCGGCCGAATTTATCTCTGCGGCTAAGAAGGAAGGTATGCTAAAATATCTGGCAGGGAAACGGTTCGAGCCGAACCGGGCCCTGACCCGGGCGGAGACGGTCGAGTTGCTTTATCAGACCGGCTACGTCCAGGCGCTGTTGAACAGAGGCTTGCTGGACTGGAACTCTTATTAA
- a CDS encoding YCF48-related protein: MTVVVVLSALRLLAGCGGGGGGSIVVGTTTTTAAATTTAAPATTTITTTTAAPATTATAAPTTTAPAVPTTTGTTTTKPPSSTTTTVPTTTIVTTTTTATTTTTVIWWEGRASGTTNSLQGICFADDNNGWIAAIRNYGVDDSTILHTANGGTSWATQESQILNYAYALSFLNANNGWVAGHNHEIVKTTNGGTDWAVDTPSIGVITIQDIQYYDSDNGWVVGNSSTANQQLYKTTDAGVGWGPMTTGTTGTLYAVDFVDANYGWAVGSSGQIVKSTDSGFTWGVQTSGVSVDLNTVDFVDQNHGFAAGSVANGWILKTTDGGTSWVTRETGVNTTYYSLSFINTLEGWLVGAGGKALRTTDAGETWQERPTGVNDSLNEVQFRSATEGWAVGDNGTILKYIPNP, translated from the coding sequence TTGACAGTAGTCGTTGTCCTGTCAGCGCTTAGGCTGCTGGCCGGCTGCGGCGGCGGGGGCGGCGGTTCGATCGTCGTCGGCACCACCACAACGACCGCGGCCGCGACCACTACGGCGGCGCCGGCCACCACCACGATCACCACGACGACGGCGGCCCCGGCCACGACCGCTACGGCCGCTCCAACCACCACGGCCCCGGCGGTCCCGACGACCACGGGCACGACGACGACCAAGCCGCCATCCTCTACTACCACCACGGTGCCCACTACGACGATCGTGACCACCACGACCACTGCCACGACCACCACGACCGTGATCTGGTGGGAAGGGCGTGCGAGCGGTACGACCAACAGCCTGCAGGGGATTTGTTTTGCCGACGATAATAATGGCTGGATCGCGGCGATCAGGAACTACGGCGTCGACGATTCCACTATCCTGCATACGGCCAACGGCGGGACGAGCTGGGCGACCCAGGAAAGCCAGATCCTCAATTACGCTTACGCGCTCTCTTTTCTTAACGCCAATAACGGTTGGGTCGCCGGCCACAATCACGAGATCGTCAAAACGACCAACGGCGGAACCGATTGGGCGGTAGACACCCCAAGCATCGGCGTTATAACCATCCAGGATATCCAATACTATGATTCGGACAATGGGTGGGTAGTAGGCAACTCCTCGACTGCGAACCAGCAATTGTATAAGACGACCGATGCCGGGGTCGGCTGGGGGCCGATGACGACCGGAACGACCGGAACGTTATATGCGGTCGATTTTGTCGATGCTAACTACGGTTGGGCGGTCGGTTCGAGCGGGCAGATCGTAAAGAGCACCGATAGCGGTTTTACTTGGGGAGTGCAGACGAGCGGGGTCAGCGTCGACCTTAATACGGTCGATTTTGTCGATCAAAACCACGGTTTCGCGGCCGGGAGCGTAGCCAACGGCTGGATCTTAAAGACGACCGATGGGGGGACCAGTTGGGTTACCAGGGAAACCGGGGTCAACACGACCTATTATTCTCTTTCATTTATTAATACTCTGGAGGGCTGGCTGGTTGGCGCGGGCGGCAAAGCGCTTCGGACGACCGATGCCGGGGAAACCTGGCAGGAAAGACCGACCGGGGTCAACGATAGCCTGAACGAGGTCCAGTTCCGCAGCGCGACCGAAGGGTGGGCCGTGGGGGATAACGGCACGATCCTCAAATATATCCCGAATCCGTAA
- the rpmG gene encoding 50S ribosomal protein L33, producing the protein MREIITIACTVCKRKNYTSTKNKKNTKERLELSKFCPWCRKTTKHKEEK; encoded by the coding sequence ATGCGAGAAATCATTACTATAGCTTGTACCGTCTGTAAACGTAAGAACTATACGTCGACGAAGAACAAAAAGAATACCAAGGAGAGGCTCGAGCTCTCCAAATTCTGTCCCTGGTGCCGTAAGACGACCAAACATAAGGAGGAGAAGTAG
- the secE gene encoding preprotein translocase subunit SecE, giving the protein MKDKILGYIKETLAEMRKVVWPDRRYVAVATVIILVIVIATSLFVMIVDYGLAALFKALLK; this is encoded by the coding sequence ATGAAAGATAAGATACTCGGTTACATTAAAGAGACCCTGGCCGAGATGCGGAAGGTCGTCTGGCCCGACCGGCGTTACGTCGCGGTTGCGACCGTGATAATTCTGGTGATCGTCATTGCGACGTCGCTCTTTGTCATGATCGTCGATTACGGGCTGGCGGCGCTTTTCAAGGCGTTGCTGAAGTAA
- the nusG gene encoding transcription termination/antitermination protein NusG, translating into MEENIEQGKTAEQAAENAAPAAEPAQPAVEPVVAPEVKAEVPAEPVPAKEKAKPKIIEGERKWYVIQTLTGQEDKAKSALEQTIVDEGLKERVFQILVPLEETIEIKNGKRLEKVRKMFPGYVFVDMILDEETWYLIRQTSGVARFIGTKVKPTPVSEKEMQRVLKQLGKEEKLEVSFEQGEGVRVISGAFRGYTGVVDEINAEKGKLKVLINIFGRDTPVEVNFEHAQKIN; encoded by the coding sequence ATGGAAGAAAACATCGAGCAGGGAAAGACAGCAGAACAGGCCGCGGAGAACGCCGCGCCGGCCGCCGAACCGGCCCAGCCGGCGGTAGAACCGGTCGTTGCGCCCGAAGTCAAAGCCGAGGTCCCGGCCGAGCCGGTTCCGGCCAAGGAGAAGGCCAAACCGAAGATCATCGAAGGCGAGCGCAAATGGTACGTGATCCAGACGTTGACCGGCCAGGAAGATAAGGCGAAGTCGGCGCTGGAACAGACGATCGTCGACGAAGGGCTCAAAGAGCGGGTTTTCCAGATCCTGGTCCCGCTGGAAGAGACGATCGAGATCAAGAACGGCAAGCGGCTGGAAAAGGTCCGCAAAATGTTCCCGGGGTACGTTTTCGTCGACATGATCCTGGACGAGGAGACCTGGTACCTGATCCGGCAGACCTCCGGGGTCGCTCGGTTCATCGGGACCAAGGTCAAGCCGACGCCGGTCTCGGAAAAAGAGATGCAGCGGGTCCTCAAGCAGCTCGGCAAGGAAGAGAAGCTGGAAGTCTCTTTCGAGCAGGGCGAAGGGGTCAGGGTCATTTCCGGTGCTTTCCGCGGATATACCGGCGTGGTCGACGAGATAAACGCGGAGAAAGGGAAGCTCAAGGTCCTGATCAACATTTTCGGCCGGGATACGCCGGTCGAGGTCAACTTTGAGCACGCGCAAAAGATAAACTAA
- the rplK gene encoding 50S ribosomal protein L11, whose translation MAKELLVKVKLQIPAGKANPAPPIGPALGQHGINIMEFCKQYNAATKDKGDSIVPVEISIFKDRSFTFILKPPPVADLLRKAAGVEKGSGVPNKTKVGQVTLDKVREIAKIKLPDLNANDIDAAAKIVAGTARSMGIVVQ comes from the coding sequence ATGGCAAAAGAACTATTAGTCAAAGTGAAGCTCCAGATCCCGGCCGGCAAAGCCAACCCGGCGCCGCCGATCGGTCCCGCGCTCGGCCAGCACGGCATCAACATCATGGAGTTCTGCAAGCAGTACAATGCCGCCACCAAGGACAAAGGCGACAGCATCGTGCCGGTGGAGATCTCCATCTTTAAGGACCGCTCTTTCACTTTTATCCTCAAGCCCCCGCCGGTCGCCGACCTGCTCAGGAAAGCGGCCGGGGTCGAAAAAGGGTCCGGCGTGCCGAACAAGACCAAGGTCGGCCAGGTAACGCTGGACAAGGTCAGGGAGATCGCCAAGATCAAGCTGCCCGATCTCAATGCCAATGATATTGACGCCGCCGCCAAGATCGTGGCCGGCACGGCGCGCAGTATGGGGATAGTGGTCCAATGA
- the rplA gene encoding 50S ribosomal protein L1: MKKAKKYEAVAKLVDREKLLTPAAALKLLPQTKRAKFDESVDLALKLGVDTVKNPSIRGTVVLPAGSGKTKKVAVITNSTRIKEAEEAGASIAGAADLIEKIKGGFFDFDIVIASPDMMGEVGKLGKILGTKGLMPNPKAGTVTPEIGKAVAEFRGGKVEFKMDKGGAVHLGIGKVSFTAEALHQNLKAVIAAISHAKPSGFKGGVFIRSVTISTTMGPGIKIDPRLAVEEATA, translated from the coding sequence ATGAAAAAAGCCAAAAAGTACGAAGCGGTCGCCAAGCTGGTGGACCGGGAAAAATTACTGACCCCCGCAGCGGCGCTCAAGCTGCTGCCGCAGACCAAGCGGGCCAAGTTCGACGAATCGGTCGACCTGGCGCTTAAGCTTGGCGTCGACACCGTCAAGAACCCGTCGATCCGCGGGACCGTTGTCCTGCCGGCCGGCAGCGGCAAGACCAAGAAGGTCGCCGTCATCACCAATTCGACCCGGATCAAGGAAGCGGAAGAGGCCGGCGCTTCGATCGCCGGGGCCGCCGATCTGATCGAAAAGATCAAGGGCGGTTTCTTCGATTTTGACATCGTTATCGCCAGCCCGGACATGATGGGCGAGGTCGGGAAGCTCGGCAAGATCCTTGGTACCAAGGGCTTGATGCCGAACCCGAAAGCCGGCACCGTGACGCCGGAGATCGGCAAAGCGGTCGCCGAATTCCGGGGGGGCAAGGTCGAGTTCAAGATGGACAAGGGAGGCGCCGTCCACCTGGGGATCGGCAAGGTCTCCTTCACCGCCGAAGCGCTCCACCAGAACCTGAAGGCGGTCATCGCGGCCATCAGCCACGCCAAGCCGAGCGGCTTCAAGGGCGGCGTTTTCATCAGATCGGTCACGATCTCCACGACCATGGGCCCCGGCATCAAGATCGACCCGCGGCTCGCGGTGGAAGAGGCGACGGCATGA